A part of Halobaculum sp. MBLA0143 genomic DNA contains:
- a CDS encoding AAA family ATPase, which yields MNIESLHVENFKSIRELDVEFSNLNVFVGRNAAGKSNLFEVFQFLRDARSEGIEDAIQLQGGVEYLRNTRIGIQRNLCIGLKMAVEVESGGSHESPEKETSNIKAELQFDEDTYDFKYDIDYPPSSEGDIAQSSVEMNNYSIERIAQNSTESAAEGPSAIEVIDGYDPDARRYHQIGKTFDIDPRKITTDNSLAARTDLQPDGSNLALVIKKLLEDKERKRKFLSLVSDVLPFISDTKVDAMPDQSLFLQILENFDPDEDQYIPAEMLSDGTLRVLALIYILYFSDHEKVFIEEPGRNIHPSLIANLMMKVKDAAENTDKQIFLTTHNVEVVKYAPLESIRLVSRDDDGFTQVEKPAESERVQTFLDEGVRIDDMYTENLLGE from the coding sequence GTGAACATCGAGAGCCTCCACGTCGAGAACTTCAAGAGCATTCGAGAACTCGACGTGGAGTTTTCGAACCTGAACGTCTTCGTCGGCCGCAACGCCGCCGGGAAGTCGAATCTGTTTGAGGTGTTTCAGTTCCTGCGGGACGCGCGTAGCGAAGGAATTGAGGACGCAATTCAGCTTCAAGGGGGGGTTGAATACCTCAGAAACACGCGGATCGGGATTCAACGAAACTTGTGTATCGGACTGAAGATGGCTGTCGAGGTCGAAAGCGGTGGTTCGCATGAATCTCCTGAAAAGGAGACCAGTAACATAAAAGCTGAATTACAATTTGACGAGGACACATACGATTTTAAGTACGATATCGACTACCCGCCCAGTAGCGAAGGCGATATAGCCCAGTCTTCTGTAGAAATGAATAATTATAGCATAGAAAGAATTGCACAAAACAGCACAGAATCTGCGGCTGAAGGCCCAAGCGCGATAGAAGTAATAGATGGATACGATCCTGATGCCAGACGGTATCATCAGATTGGTAAAACTTTTGATATCGATCCTCGGAAGATTACAACTGACAATAGTCTTGCTGCCAGGACCGACCTCCAACCGGACGGTTCCAACCTTGCGCTCGTCATCAAGAAGCTACTTGAGGATAAAGAACGGAAACGCAAGTTCCTCAGCCTCGTCTCGGATGTGTTGCCGTTTATTTCCGACACCAAGGTTGATGCGATGCCAGACCAGTCGTTGTTCCTCCAGATTCTGGAGAACTTCGACCCAGATGAGGACCAGTACATCCCCGCCGAGATGCTGTCGGACGGCACCCTGCGCGTCCTCGCGCTGATCTACATCCTCTACTTCAGCGACCACGAGAAGGTCTTCATCGAGGAGCCGGGCCGCAACATCCACCCCTCGCTGATCGCCAATCTGATGATGAAGGTGAAAGACGCCGCGGAGAACACGGACAAGCAGATCTTCCTCACGACCCACAACGTCGAAGTCGTGAAGTACGCGCCGTTGGAGAGCATTCGGCTCGTCTCCCGCGACGACGACGGCTTCACCCAAGTCGAGAAGCCCGCCGAGAGCGAGCGCGTCCAGACGTTCTTGGACGAAGGCGTCCGGATCGACGACATGTACACGGAGAATCTGCTGGGGGAGTGA
- the purB gene encoding adenylosuccinate lyase: MTDTLHAVSPLDGRYAGRTAPLSEYASEAALIRARVRVEVRYLEALADEPGVDLSLSGDERATLDGVVTGFDDEDARLVKRLETEGAAGYAATNHDVKAVEYFLRTRTPERLHPWIHFGLTSEDVNNLARRLLLGPAVREVLLPELRAVRESLTELAHDHRDLPMLARTHGQPATPTTFGKEMAVFAARLGRALGRLERATDGLAGKLAGASGSYAAHHAAYPAVDWPAFAAGFVDDLGLEHVGPATQINPCDDLARLFDALQGANDVLLDLDRDCWQYVSDRYLGQEATDDETGSSTMPHKVNPIDFENSEGNLSKANSDLGFLADYVTSSRLQRDLSDSTVKRNVGAALAHCLIGYTKTAAGLSKVVPNEPVMRAALADEPAVIGEAVQTILRREGDTEAYERVKALTRGEEVTLSAFRELFAELDVSESVREELAALEPETYVGVAATLPDEA; this comes from the coding sequence GTGACCGACACGCTACACGCCGTCTCGCCGTTGGACGGCCGTTACGCCGGACGCACCGCGCCGTTGTCGGAGTACGCGAGCGAGGCCGCGCTGATCCGGGCGCGGGTCCGGGTGGAGGTGCGGTACCTGGAGGCGCTGGCAGACGAGCCCGGGGTAGACCTGTCGCTGTCGGGCGACGAGCGGGCGACGCTGGACGGGGTCGTGACGGGGTTCGACGACGAGGACGCCCGACTCGTCAAGCGACTGGAGACGGAGGGGGCGGCGGGGTACGCGGCGACGAACCACGACGTGAAGGCCGTCGAGTACTTCCTGCGCACCCGGACGCCGGAGCGGCTCCACCCCTGGATCCACTTCGGCCTGACGAGCGAGGACGTGAACAACCTCGCTCGACGGCTGTTGCTCGGGCCGGCCGTCCGGGAGGTGTTGCTCCCGGAGCTGCGAGCGGTCCGCGAGTCGCTGACGGAGCTGGCCCACGACCACCGCGACCTGCCGATGTTGGCCCGGACGCACGGCCAGCCGGCGACGCCGACGACGTTCGGCAAGGAGATGGCGGTGTTCGCGGCGCGGCTCGGCCGAGCGTTGGGCCGGCTGGAGCGGGCGACGGACGGACTCGCGGGCAAGCTCGCGGGCGCGTCCGGCAGTTACGCCGCTCACCACGCCGCCTACCCGGCGGTGGACTGGCCGGCGTTCGCGGCCGGGTTCGTGGACGACCTCGGACTGGAACACGTCGGCCCGGCGACACAGATCAACCCGTGTGACGACCTCGCGCGGCTGTTCGACGCCCTACAGGGGGCCAACGACGTGTTGCTCGACCTGGATCGTGACTGCTGGCAGTACGTCTCCGACCGTTACCTGGGCCAGGAGGCCACAGACGACGAGACCGGTTCCTCGACGATGCCACACAAGGTGAACCCCATCGACTTCGAGAACAGTGAGGGGAACCTCTCGAAGGCCAACAGCGACCTCGGGTTCCTCGCCGACTACGTCACCAGCTCGCGGCTCCAACGGGACCTCTCGGACTCGACAGTCAAGCGCAACGTCGGCGCGGCGTTGGCCCACTGTCTGATCGGCTACACGAAGACGGCCGCCGGGCTGTCGAAGGTGGTGCCGAACGAGCCGGTGATGCGGGCGGCGCTGGCAGACGAGCCGGCGGTGATCGGCGAGGCGGTCCAGACGATCCTCCGGCGCGAGGGTGACACGGAGGCGTACGAACGGGTGAAGGCGCTCACCCGCGGCGAGGAGGTGACGCTGTCGGCGTTCCGCGAACTGTTCGCGGAGCTGGACGTGTCCGAGTCCGTTCGGGAGGAACTGGCGGCGTTGGAGCCGGAGACGTACGTCGGCGTCGCGGCGACGCTACCGGACGAGGCGTAG
- the purH gene encoding bifunctional phosphoribosylaminoimidazolecarboxamide formyltransferase/IMP cyclohydrolase produces MQVAGMASNRGRNLRRIADLAPGGAELSVVVTNDADAPVLEAAAERGIPTEVVERPEGQDREEHERRILSALSDYDFELVCLDGYDRVFTPVFLDAAPTTLNVHPSLLPAFPGTDAHEQALAAGVRVSGCTVHVATEDVDAGPIVTQEAVPVYADDDADRLKRRVLEEGEYAAYPRAVRWFAEGRVEVDYDVGEVRVAGDTDNAAGDTDGSGGDGTGFPSRRLTASEHVGDLRYGENPHQDAALYSDGREVGPTVVHADQLNEGAKALSYNNYNDTDAAVGLVREFDDPAAVVVKHTNPAGCAVADTLADAYADALATDPKSAFGGIVALNRECDAATAELVTESFKEVVAAPGYTDDALAVLRESDNLRVLDLGATEPFGADAAQDTTEVKLAGGRLVQDRDRQAPTAEDLEVVTEREPTDDEIESLSFAWQTVKHAKSNAILFADGTETVGLGAGQVSRVDAVEIAADKAAADAEGKSAEGAVMASDAFFPFPDGIEAAADAGIEAVIQPGGSVNDDDVIDAADDHGIAMVFTGTRAFRHD; encoded by the coding sequence ATGCAAGTCGCCGGGATGGCGAGCAACAGGGGTCGAAACCTGAGACGAATCGCCGACCTCGCGCCGGGTGGGGCGGAGCTGTCGGTCGTGGTCACGAACGACGCGGACGCGCCGGTGCTGGAGGCGGCCGCGGAGCGGGGGATTCCGACGGAGGTGGTCGAACGACCGGAGGGCCAAGACCGCGAGGAACACGAGCGTCGAATCCTGTCGGCGCTGTCCGACTACGACTTCGAGTTGGTCTGTCTCGACGGCTACGACCGAGTGTTCACGCCGGTGTTCTTGGACGCGGCGCCGACGACGCTGAACGTCCACCCGTCGTTGCTGCCGGCGTTCCCCGGAACGGACGCCCACGAGCAGGCGCTGGCGGCCGGCGTCCGCGTGTCCGGCTGTACCGTCCACGTCGCCACCGAGGACGTGGACGCCGGTCCCATCGTCACCCAGGAGGCGGTGCCGGTGTACGCCGACGACGACGCGGACCGGCTGAAGCGTCGGGTGCTGGAGGAGGGTGAGTACGCCGCCTACCCCCGGGCCGTGCGGTGGTTCGCCGAGGGGCGCGTCGAGGTGGACTACGACGTCGGCGAGGTGCGGGTCGCGGGCGACACTGACAACGCCGCTGGCGACACAGACGGCTCCGGCGGGGACGGCACCGGCTTCCCCAGCCGCCGGCTCACCGCCAGCGAACACGTCGGCGACCTGCGGTACGGGGAGAACCCCCACCAGGACGCCGCGTTGTACAGCGACGGCCGCGAGGTGGGGCCGACGGTGGTCCACGCCGACCAACTGAACGAGGGGGCGAAGGCGCTGTCGTACAACAACTACAACGACACGGACGCGGCGGTCGGGCTGGTCCGAGAGTTCGACGACCCCGCCGCGGTCGTGGTCAAACACACCAACCCCGCGGGGTGTGCCGTCGCCGACACGCTCGCGGACGCGTACGCCGACGCGCTGGCGACGGACCCCAAGTCGGCCTTCGGCGGTATCGTCGCGCTGAACCGGGAGTGTGACGCCGCGACCGCGGAACTCGTGACGGAGTCGTTCAAGGAGGTCGTCGCCGCGCCGGGGTACACGGACGACGCGCTGGCGGTCCTCCGGGAGTCCGACAACCTCCGCGTGCTGGATCTGGGGGCGACGGAGCCGTTCGGCGCCGACGCCGCCCAGGACACGACGGAGGTGAAACTCGCCGGCGGGCGACTCGTCCAGGACCGCGACCGACAGGCCCCGACGGCCGAAGACCTGGAGGTCGTGACGGAACGGGAGCCGACCGACGACGAGATCGAGTCGCTGTCGTTCGCCTGGCAGACGGTGAAACACGCCAAGTCCAACGCAATCTTGTTCGCCGACGGGACGGAGACGGTCGGGCTCGGCGCCGGCCAGGTGTCCCGGGTGGACGCCGTGGAGATCGCCGCCGACAAGGCCGCCGCCGACGCCGAGGGGAAGTCCGCCGAGGGGGCCGTCATGGCCTCCGACGCCTTCTTCCCGTTCCCGGACGGGATTGAGGCCGCCGCCGACGCCGGGATCGAGGCCGTGATCCAGCCCGGCGGGAGTGTCAACGACGACGACGTGATCGACGCCGCCGACGACCACGGGATCGCGATGGTGTTCACCGGGACGCGAGCGTTCCGGCACGACTGA
- a CDS encoding ABC transporter permease — translation MSGDSTPQAGARSTPGTSAEHDGRFAPGVGWLAGATLLLAPEIGALIGLLGNLVGVDAVVAVANAVPTLISRETIPNQGAQLPGGEWRGTFLGLSPAVAWALRVGLAYLYAAVWAAWLWRGYGIYRRHYRRRAWTPRDDVLRRFRRHRWGQFGLVVVVLFLTLALFAPALGPTTMERNVYDPYSYEVETYDADAGEVVTVSVGQANLESISQGTANRNVPPFSYDTFGRYHPFGTLPSGQDLFTTVAAGSRVSLFVGLLAITVSALVAVGLAMVSAYYGGVVDLLVVLVSDATQALPQLLVVILLSVVMSETWIAQLYNGGVLLALIFALTGWPSLWRAIRGPALQVSERDWVDAADSFGQRPRTTMRKHVLPYVAGYVMVYASMNFGGIVIGIAGLSFLGLGISPPTPEWGRIVDVGQPYLTTASWHVAVIPGLLVVLVVTGFNALGDGIRDAIDAETDLSDEEETSAAASGAGG, via the coding sequence ATGAGCGGTGACTCCACTCCCCAGGCCGGCGCTCGGTCGACACCCGGGACGAGCGCGGAACACGACGGGCGGTTCGCGCCCGGCGTCGGGTGGCTCGCCGGCGCGACACTGTTGCTCGCCCCGGAGATCGGCGCACTGATCGGTCTCCTCGGGAATCTGGTCGGTGTCGACGCGGTCGTCGCCGTCGCCAACGCGGTGCCGACGCTGATCAGTCGGGAGACGATCCCGAACCAGGGCGCACAGCTCCCCGGTGGGGAGTGGCGTGGGACGTTCCTCGGCCTGTCACCGGCGGTGGCGTGGGCGCTCCGGGTCGGACTGGCGTACCTCTACGCCGCGGTCTGGGCAGCGTGGCTGTGGCGCGGGTACGGCATCTACCGGCGTCACTACCGTCGGCGGGCGTGGACGCCCCGCGACGACGTGCTCCGGCGGTTCCGCCGTCACCGCTGGGGGCAGTTCGGGCTGGTCGTGGTCGTGTTGTTCCTGACGCTGGCGCTGTTCGCGCCCGCGCTGGGCCCGACGACGATGGAACGGAACGTGTACGACCCCTACAGCTACGAGGTGGAGACGTACGACGCCGACGCCGGCGAGGTGGTGACCGTCAGCGTCGGCCAGGCCAACCTGGAGTCGATCTCACAGGGGACGGCCAACCGGAACGTCCCGCCGTTCAGCTACGACACCTTCGGACGCTACCACCCGTTCGGGACGCTCCCCTCCGGACAGGACCTGTTCACCACCGTCGCCGCGGGCTCGCGGGTGTCGTTGTTCGTCGGCCTGCTCGCGATCACCGTCAGCGCACTGGTGGCGGTCGGGCTGGCGATGGTCAGCGCCTACTACGGCGGCGTGGTCGACCTGTTGGTCGTGTTGGTGAGTGACGCCACACAGGCGTTGCCGCAGTTGCTGGTGGTGATCCTGTTGTCGGTGGTGATGTCGGAGACGTGGATCGCCCAGCTGTACAACGGCGGGGTGTTGCTGGCGCTGATCTTCGCGCTCACGGGGTGGCCGTCGCTGTGGCGGGCGATCCGTGGACCGGCACTCCAGGTGTCCGAGCGAGACTGGGTCGACGCCGCAGACAGCTTCGGTCAACGGCCTCGGACCACGATGCGGAAACACGTTCTCCCGTACGTCGCGGGCTACGTGATGGTGTACGCCTCGATGAACTTCGGGGGGATCGTGATCGGGATCGCCGGGCTGTCGTTCCTGGGGCTCGGAATCTCTCCGCCGACCCCGGAGTGGGGCCGGATCGTCGACGTGGGCCAGCCGTACCTCACGACCGCCTCCTGGCACGTCGCAGTGATCCCCGGCCTGCTCGTCGTGTTGGTCGTCACCGGGTTCAACGCGCTCGGCGACGGGATCAGAGACGCTATCGACGCCGAGACGGACCTCTCCGACGAGGAGGAGACGAGTGCGGCTGCAAGTGGGGCGGGCGGGTGA
- a CDS encoding SDR family oxidoreductase encodes MDDDTPVAVITGAGRGIGAATARRLAADGHRVVLASRTAADLERVADEVETEYGVPAHAVPTDVTDPEAVRALVDTTRERCGRLDVAVVNAGVGEPQNVPLEELSLETYDTVTRTNVDGAFYTARAALPALRETEGTLVFVGSYLGKFPSTKTPVYAASKWWLRGFAHSVAGRAGQEGVAVSLVNPSGVDTSFGRDTRGETNAERLDSEEVVSAEDVADAVATCVGQESPGTVAELDLYRRDIHEKF; translated from the coding sequence GTGGACGACGACACACCGGTGGCGGTGATTACCGGTGCAGGGCGTGGCATCGGCGCTGCGACGGCGCGTCGGCTCGCTGCCGACGGCCACCGAGTCGTGCTCGCGTCTCGAACCGCCGCGGATCTGGAGCGGGTCGCCGACGAGGTGGAGACGGAGTACGGCGTCCCAGCCCACGCCGTCCCGACGGACGTGACCGACCCCGAGGCGGTCCGGGCGCTCGTCGATACCACACGCGAGCGGTGTGGTCGACTCGACGTCGCCGTCGTCAACGCCGGCGTGGGCGAGCCCCAGAACGTCCCATTGGAGGAGCTGTCGCTGGAGACGTACGACACTGTCACCCGGACGAACGTCGACGGCGCGTTCTACACCGCCCGAGCGGCGCTCCCGGCACTCCGGGAGACCGAGGGCACGCTCGTGTTCGTCGGGAGCTACCTCGGGAAGTTCCCCAGCACGAAGACGCCGGTGTACGCCGCCTCGAAGTGGTGGCTCCGCGGGTTCGCCCACTCCGTGGCGGGGCGTGCCGGCCAGGAGGGTGTGGCGGTGTCGCTCGTCAACCCCTCCGGCGTGGACACGTCGTTCGGGCGCGACACCCGTGGGGAGACGAACGCCGAACGGCTGGACTCCGAGGAGGTCGTGTCCGCCGAGGACGTTGCGGACGCCGTAGCGACGTGTGTGGGACAGGAGTCGCCCGGGACGGTCGCGGAGTTGGACCTGTACCGACGCGACATTCACGAGAAGTTCTGA
- a CDS encoding nucleoside phosphorylase, whose protein sequence is MTGDSEDPNDDSQYHLDVTSEDVADTVLLPGDPDRVDKITQFWETADDRARHREYHTVTGRYEGTPISVTSTGIGSPSAAIAVEELARVGADTFLRVGSCGAIQPEMDVGDLVVTTGGVRQEGTSDAYVREDYPAVADFEVVTALVAAAERLGYDYHTGPTMSADSFYTGQGRPGFDDYEAPDAEGLVEELKAANVKNIEMEASAIITLANVFGLRAGAVCTVYANRETGEFQTAGENRAAETASLAVHLLARMDEVKAEAGADRWHAGLSLDG, encoded by the coding sequence ATGACCGGCGACAGCGAAGATCCGAACGACGACAGTCAGTACCACCTCGACGTGACGAGCGAGGACGTGGCCGACACCGTTCTCCTGCCGGGGGATCCGGACCGTGTCGACAAGATCACGCAGTTCTGGGAGACCGCCGACGACCGGGCGCGTCACCGCGAGTACCACACCGTCACCGGGAGGTACGAGGGGACGCCGATCTCCGTCACGTCGACCGGGATCGGCAGCCCGTCGGCGGCGATCGCCGTAGAGGAGTTGGCCCGCGTCGGCGCCGACACCTTCCTCCGAGTGGGCTCGTGTGGCGCGATACAGCCGGAGATGGACGTGGGTGATCTCGTCGTCACCACCGGCGGCGTACGCCAGGAGGGGACGAGCGACGCATACGTCCGCGAGGACTACCCCGCTGTCGCCGACTTCGAGGTGGTGACGGCGCTCGTCGCCGCCGCCGAGCGGCTGGGGTACGACTACCACACCGGACCGACGATGTCGGCCGACTCCTTCTACACCGGGCAGGGTCGTCCGGGGTTCGACGACTACGAGGCGCCCGACGCCGAGGGGCTCGTGGAGGAGCTGAAGGCCGCGAACGTGAAGAACATCGAGATGGAGGCCAGCGCGATCATCACGCTGGCGAACGTGTTCGGGCTCCGGGCCGGCGCCGTCTGCACGGTCTACGCCAACCGCGAGACCGGGGAGTTCCAGACCGCCGGCGAGAATCGCGCCGCCGAGACCGCCAGCCTCGCCGTCCACCTGCTCGCGCGGATGGACGAGGTGAAAGCCGAAGCCGGCGCGGATCGGTGGCACGCCGGGCTGTCGCTGGACGGCTGA
- a CDS encoding ABC transporter permease, giving the protein MNRLAYLFRRLALSIPVVWLGTTVTFAIVRLGPLNPAAAIVGPVSSAEARQRLARINERLGLNDPLLEQYTEYMLNLVTFDLGQSWVVYPGQDTVALLAAFGPRTLWLGAWAVLIPIFLGIPLGIYAGLNPNTRRDYAASIGGIVWRATPNFWLAVVLLAGLSLSNEFLPGGGWQTFLVETDLVGAPNLSSLHTPEGFLTATKQVLPASFVLGSASMGNELRLSRTAVLEIITEDYIETAEAVGVSDRRIVFKHVLRNAAIPLIPVVTSEAYLLVGGSVLVEVVFGINGIGTLFYEAMTTGDLPLAGSLMFVFILITVGINVLQDLLYTVIDPRVGFEGR; this is encoded by the coding sequence GTGAACCGACTCGCGTACCTGTTTCGCCGGCTCGCCCTGTCCATCCCGGTGGTGTGGCTGGGGACGACCGTCACGTTCGCCATCGTCCGACTGGGCCCGCTCAACCCCGCGGCGGCCATCGTCGGCCCGGTCAGCAGTGCCGAGGCTCGTCAACGCCTCGCTCGGATCAACGAACGACTGGGGTTGAACGACCCGTTGCTGGAACAGTACACGGAGTACATGCTGAATCTCGTCACGTTCGACCTGGGTCAGTCGTGGGTCGTCTACCCCGGCCAGGACACGGTCGCGTTGCTGGCGGCGTTCGGCCCGCGAACGCTGTGGCTGGGGGCGTGGGCCGTTCTGATCCCGATCTTCCTCGGAATTCCGTTGGGCATCTACGCCGGACTCAACCCCAACACGCGCCGGGACTACGCCGCCTCGATCGGCGGGATCGTCTGGCGAGCGACGCCGAACTTCTGGCTGGCGGTCGTCCTCCTGGCGGGGCTGTCGTTGTCCAACGAGTTCCTCCCCGGCGGCGGGTGGCAGACGTTCCTCGTGGAGACCGACCTGGTCGGCGCGCCGAACCTCTCCTCGCTCCACACCCCCGAGGGGTTCCTGACGGCGACGAAACAGGTGTTGCCGGCGTCGTTCGTCCTCGGCTCGGCGTCGATGGGGAACGAGCTCCGGCTCTCCCGGACGGCCGTTCTGGAGATCATCACGGAAGACTACATCGAGACCGCCGAGGCCGTCGGCGTCTCCGACCGTCGGATCGTGTTCAAACACGTGCTCCGGAACGCCGCCATCCCGTTGATCCCCGTCGTGACCAGCGAGGCGTACCTGTTGGTCGGCGGGAGCGTGCTCGTCGAGGTGGTGTTCGGGATCAACGGGATCGGGACCCTGTTCTACGAGGCGATGACGACCGGCGACCTCCCACTGGCCGGCTCACTCATGTTCGTGTTCATCCTCATCACCGTCGGTATCAACGTGCTCCAGGACCTGTTGTACACTGTGATCGACCCACGCGTCGGCTTCGAGGGGCGGTGA
- a CDS encoding ABC transporter substrate-binding protein: protein MSDESQTGRTRRGFLTATGVTAAAALAGCSGQTDSTATEGDDGDEMSSATETSGGDDSAATSTDGTLSLSIPEASNFDPVQIKGDGSQRVSDQVFSELMALPRGEDPQGLTPEAQLATDYELSDDGRTYTFTLREDVTFHDGTGLTAQDFVYSWERLAASDNSQESPVILEGGFRIAHETTTETVDGEDQEVYDPGTLQVEAVDDYTLEVTLESPFFDALFWFAYGSLSPIPEGIVGDIAGYDGEMDYAEFSSQAPVGTGPYRVDDIRTGTQVSLAAVDDYHGEPPGPDRIQLQVVQNADTRYRRAAERNVDIFQLPNSRFDPTKVSIDETRSLGQEVGTYGPLSNGETVNYSTWDEAYTAYFIFDCSRVERPIRRALNYAVNQENFVEQGFKGVGEPAYHQSPPSVYPGGKEAYDRHAEENFPYGYREARVDEARSVMEEAGYTADSPAELTLTVYNDRNPDAYARIADLIRTKASAINLELTVETAPFGTIIDEAISGNLDMYTLGNGLEYPSPTDMLKFGRPYEGNLVRWREDPSDASERAASAWETIQSNLGPSEAAEEARADAFLEMEEAIWEDAIYLTNYHPRGQQFWYDDVDVPVHPTGFHDRLYDDVSL from the coding sequence GTGTCCGACGAGTCACAGACAGGGCGGACGCGGCGCGGATTTCTGACGGCGACGGGGGTCACGGCGGCGGCAGCCCTCGCCGGATGTAGCGGACAGACGGACAGCACAGCGACCGAGGGGGACGACGGCGACGAGATGTCGAGCGCGACGGAGACGAGCGGTGGCGACGACTCTGCCGCGACGAGCACGGACGGGACGCTCTCGCTGTCGATTCCGGAGGCGTCGAACTTCGATCCGGTGCAGATCAAGGGTGACGGCTCTCAGCGTGTCTCGGATCAGGTCTTCTCGGAGCTGATGGCGCTGCCCCGTGGGGAGGACCCGCAGGGGTTGACACCGGAGGCGCAACTGGCGACGGACTACGAACTCTCCGACGACGGCCGGACGTACACGTTCACGCTCCGCGAGGACGTGACGTTCCACGACGGGACGGGGCTGACGGCCCAGGACTTCGTCTACTCGTGGGAGCGACTGGCCGCCTCCGACAACAGCCAGGAGTCGCCGGTGATCCTGGAGGGCGGGTTCCGGATCGCCCACGAGACGACGACCGAGACGGTCGACGGGGAAGACCAGGAGGTGTACGACCCCGGCACGCTCCAGGTGGAGGCCGTCGACGACTACACGTTGGAGGTGACGCTGGAGTCACCGTTCTTCGACGCCCTGTTCTGGTTCGCCTACGGCTCCCTGAGCCCGATCCCGGAGGGGATCGTCGGCGACATCGCAGGCTACGACGGGGAGATGGACTACGCGGAGTTCTCCTCGCAGGCCCCGGTCGGCACCGGCCCCTACCGGGTCGACGATATCAGAACCGGAACACAGGTCTCACTCGCTGCGGTCGACGACTACCACGGCGAGCCGCCGGGTCCCGACCGAATCCAACTCCAAGTGGTGCAGAACGCCGACACGCGCTACCGACGGGCGGCCGAGCGGAACGTCGACATCTTCCAGCTCCCCAACTCCAGGTTCGACCCGACGAAGGTGTCGATCGACGAGACCCGGAGCCTGGGCCAGGAGGTCGGCACCTACGGCCCGTTGTCGAACGGGGAGACGGTCAACTACTCCACGTGGGACGAAGCGTACACGGCGTACTTCATCTTCGACTGCTCGCGGGTCGAGCGGCCGATCCGGCGGGCCCTCAACTACGCCGTCAACCAGGAGAACTTCGTCGAGCAAGGGTTCAAGGGAGTCGGCGAGCCGGCGTACCACCAGTCGCCGCCGTCGGTGTACCCCGGCGGGAAGGAGGCGTACGACCGACACGCAGAGGAGAACTTCCCGTACGGCTACCGCGAGGCCCGAGTGGACGAGGCCCGCAGCGTGATGGAGGAGGCGGGCTACACGGCCGACAGCCCCGCCGAGTTGACCCTGACCGTCTACAACGACCGGAATCCGGACGCGTACGCTCGGATCGCGGACCTGATCCGGACGAAGGCGTCCGCGATCAACCTGGAGCTGACCGTCGAGACGGCGCCGTTCGGGACGATCATCGACGAGGCGATCAGCGGCAACCTCGACATGTACACGCTGGGCAACGGGCTGGAGTACCCGTCGCCGACGGACATGCTGAAGTTCGGGCGGCCGTACGAGGGGAACTTGGTGCGGTGGCGTGAGGACCCCTCCGACGCCTCCGAGCGGGCGGCGTCGGCCTGGGAGACGATCCAGTCGAACCTCGGGCCGAGCGAGGCGGCAGAGGAGGCCCGCGCGGACGCGTTCCTGGAGATGGAGGAGGCGATCTGGGAGGACGCCATCTACCTCACGAACTACCACCCGCGCGGTCAACAGTTCTGGTACGACGACGTGGACGTGCCGGTCCACCCGACTGGGTTCCACGACCGACTGTACGACGACGTGTCGTTGTAG